In Leucobacter sp. CX169, a single genomic region encodes these proteins:
- a CDS encoding YafY family protein, which yields MPAEQRVFSLILALVSSPIGATKRELLSSVHGYADDFSTGGDTAALERKFERDKGELRRLGIPLETLDSPEEPGNNQLLRYRISKERLQIPESLRFTASELTMLRLAALAWRDGSLSAEARRATMKLEALGAALDVQHLGVAPRIGIPEPAAPELQRAIDETRVVSFAYHHPEHPEPLARRVAPLRLHRADGRWHLIAWDLERSDDRVFLLSRIEGAVRLEREEFDRTRFAGVEAVVSDIERLLRERIAGIDVRVGSQAAARLTPRATTAHPAAAGWMRLTVGMLDPHVLADEVTSYGADAAVVGPDELRGAVIARLQKIGAAHAPSPVVTQAEGGRDAR from the coding sequence GTGCCCGCTGAACAGCGGGTGTTCAGCCTGATCTTGGCGCTGGTTTCGAGTCCGATCGGCGCGACGAAGCGCGAGTTGCTGAGTAGCGTGCACGGCTACGCCGACGACTTCTCCACCGGCGGCGACACCGCCGCGCTCGAGCGGAAATTTGAGCGCGACAAGGGCGAGCTGCGACGATTGGGCATTCCGCTCGAAACGCTCGACTCTCCCGAGGAGCCGGGAAACAACCAGCTCCTGCGGTACCGGATCTCCAAGGAACGCCTACAGATTCCGGAATCGCTGCGCTTCACCGCCTCGGAACTCACGATGTTGCGCCTGGCCGCCCTTGCTTGGCGCGACGGCAGCCTATCTGCGGAGGCGAGGCGCGCGACAATGAAACTCGAGGCGCTCGGTGCGGCGCTCGACGTGCAGCACCTGGGGGTCGCCCCACGGATCGGGATCCCGGAGCCCGCGGCGCCTGAGCTGCAACGCGCGATCGACGAGACACGTGTGGTGAGCTTTGCCTACCACCACCCCGAACATCCGGAGCCGCTCGCCAGGCGCGTTGCGCCGCTCCGCTTGCATCGCGCTGACGGCCGGTGGCACCTCATCGCATGGGACCTCGAGCGCTCCGACGATCGCGTGTTCCTGCTTTCCCGGATCGAGGGCGCTGTCCGGCTCGAGCGAGAAGAGTTCGATCGCACACGGTTTGCGGGTGTCGAGGCGGTCGTCTCAGACATCGAGCGTCTCCTGCGGGAGCGCATCGCGGGGATTGATGTGCGCGTGGGTTCGCAGGCAGCCGCGCGCCTCACGCCGCGCGCGACGACGGCACACCCGGCAGCGGCGGGCTGGATGCGTCTCACCGTTGGCATGCTCGACCCGCACGTCCTCGCGGACGAAGTCACCAGCTACGGCGCAGATGCGGCGGTCGTCGGCCCGGACGAGTTGCGCGGCGCCGTCATCGCTCGCCTGCAGAAGATTGGCGCAGCTCACGCGCCCTCACCAGTGGTTACTCAAGCCGAAGGAGGTCGCGATGCGCGCTAA
- a CDS encoding peptidylprolyl isomerase: MRVRTAPLVTAVALVLAGGLSACSQAGTAASCAPVLESGPVSDSVVVLGEAGTPPQVSIPKDAVPTVSQRTLVQQAENRDRVVTEGDLVTVNFGFFDGLSGEQVFATPGFGSDTGGYIVQDVADTEISSFTTAFRCAAAGDRVVVALSPKDSVAFAQGYGVMPGTPIVAVADVQGVAGMAADGKVRSLPSGFPGIAVDENHRPGIVIPPGAEPTKVKSAARIVGDGTKIRAEDVVIAQVLTVTWNRDVVENTWESGPKSLGNEETPGATFRDQLTGKTVGSQIVVMTPGEGGAQVSVVDILSVG; this comes from the coding sequence ATGCGCGTTCGCACCGCCCCCCTTGTCACCGCTGTAGCCCTGGTACTCGCAGGCGGCCTGTCTGCCTGCAGCCAGGCGGGGACCGCTGCGTCGTGTGCCCCAGTGCTCGAGTCGGGCCCAGTCAGCGACAGCGTCGTGGTATTGGGCGAGGCTGGCACACCGCCCCAGGTGAGCATCCCGAAGGACGCGGTTCCGACTGTGTCCCAGCGCACCCTGGTGCAGCAGGCAGAGAACCGCGATCGGGTAGTGACCGAGGGCGACCTCGTCACCGTCAATTTTGGCTTCTTCGACGGGCTGAGCGGCGAGCAGGTGTTCGCAACCCCCGGCTTCGGATCGGACACCGGCGGGTACATCGTGCAGGACGTCGCCGATACCGAAATTTCGTCGTTCACGACCGCGTTCCGGTGCGCTGCCGCAGGCGATCGTGTCGTCGTCGCGCTCTCGCCGAAGGACAGCGTTGCGTTCGCACAGGGCTACGGCGTCATGCCGGGCACCCCGATCGTGGCGGTGGCAGACGTACAGGGCGTCGCCGGTATGGCGGCCGATGGCAAGGTGCGCTCGCTTCCCTCCGGGTTCCCCGGAATTGCGGTCGACGAGAACCACCGCCCCGGAATCGTTATTCCTCCCGGCGCTGAGCCCACCAAGGTCAAGTCGGCCGCCCGCATCGTGGGTGACGGCACAAAGATACGCGCGGAGGATGTCGTGATTGCTCAGGTGCTCACCGTCACCTGGAACCGTGACGTCGTGGAGAACACCTGGGAGTCGGGGCCGAAGTCTCTCGGCAACGAAGAGACCCCTGGGGCGACGTTCCGCGACCAGCTCACCGGGAAGACCGTGGGGTCGCAGATTGTGGTGATGACCCCCGGCGAGGGTGGCGCTCAGGTGAGCGTCGTCGACATTCTTTCCGTCGGATAG
- a CDS encoding tRNA (adenine-N1)-methyltransferase: MTEATHHIDPATPALSGPFRYGDRVQLTGPKGKMNTTTLITGGEFHSHRGVLKHADIVGLPDASVVANSTGEQYLALRPLLADFVMSMPRGAAIVYPKDAAQILSLADIFPGARVVEAGVGSGSLSLHLLRAVGATGELASFERRDEFADIARANVAGYLGRDPENWSVTVGDLQDVLPEKFPEGTVDRVVLDMLAPWECVDVAADALKPGGVIICYVATVTQLSRVAEELRRSGLFTHPKSSETMVRGWHVEGLAVRPDHRMVAHTGFLITARRLAPGTELPQLKRRASKSDFSDEDVAAWTPDLVGELVKSDKVLRKKVRTAQLLADRAREGTADAATEAADAADQPER; this comes from the coding sequence ATGACTGAGGCAACCCACCACATTGACCCTGCAACCCCTGCGCTGAGCGGCCCATTCCGCTACGGCGATCGCGTGCAGCTCACCGGCCCCAAGGGCAAGATGAACACGACCACCTTGATCACGGGCGGCGAATTCCACAGCCACCGCGGCGTGCTCAAGCACGCGGACATCGTCGGCCTGCCTGATGCCTCGGTTGTCGCGAACAGCACGGGGGAGCAGTATCTGGCGCTGCGCCCCCTGCTTGCCGACTTCGTGATGTCGATGCCGCGTGGCGCGGCAATCGTCTACCCAAAGGACGCCGCGCAGATTCTTTCGCTCGCCGACATCTTCCCCGGGGCTCGCGTCGTCGAGGCCGGCGTCGGCTCAGGGTCGCTCTCGCTGCACCTGTTGCGCGCGGTCGGCGCGACGGGCGAGCTCGCCTCGTTCGAGCGCCGCGACGAGTTCGCGGACATTGCGCGCGCGAACGTCGCGGGCTACCTCGGTCGCGATCCCGAGAACTGGTCGGTCACGGTGGGCGATTTGCAGGACGTCCTTCCGGAAAAGTTCCCCGAAGGGACGGTAGACCGAGTCGTGCTGGACATGCTCGCCCCCTGGGAGTGCGTCGACGTTGCCGCGGACGCGCTGAAGCCCGGAGGCGTCATCATTTGCTACGTTGCCACTGTCACCCAGCTGTCGCGCGTCGCCGAAGAGCTGCGCCGCTCAGGGCTGTTCACGCACCCGAAGTCGTCCGAGACGATGGTGCGCGGCTGGCACGTCGAGGGTCTCGCGGTGCGCCCTGATCACCGGATGGTCGCGCACACCGGCTTCCTCATCACCGCGCGTCGCCTCGCACCGGGGACCGAACTCCCGCAGCTGAAGCGCCGTGCGTCGAAGTCAGACTTCTCGGACGAGGACGTCGCGGCGTGGACGCCCGACCTGGTCGGCGAGCTCGTGAAGAGCGACAAGGTGCTCCGCAAGAAGGTGCGCACCGCGCAGTTGCTCGCAGACCGCGCGCGCGAGGGAACCGCCGACGCCGCAACTGAGGCGGCCGACGCTGCCGACCAGCCCGAGCGCTGA